CATCTGCTAAACTGAGCACACTGTCGCCTTCCATCAGCTCATTCAGACGGTTTTCTGTGCTATTAAGATCGGCACACGACATCTTCGTACTCATACTGTTTTCGGTGGTAAAGGTATCGCCCTGTAATTGATAAGCGGCGCTCATGGTATTACAACCGACACTATAGTTGATGGTATTCTGCCCTTGATAGTCATTAAAACTTAAAGTGACTTGGTCTTTAATCGTCATCAAAGAGGTCAACGGCTGCTTGTTACTATTATATGCCGTATCTAGTGTCCAGCGATATTTTGACAGACTATCAATTATTTGCTGTTCAGGGCTTATAGCCACTGCCGCCGTTGCTGCGCTCATTGAATCAGCGATACTATTATTATCTCCATCATTCTGTGCCTCAATATCGTTAGGTGACGAAGCCTTTTGACATGCCGATAGTGCTAAGCTTACTACCAGTAACGTTGGCAATAAAGTAATTTGCAAAGATGATTTCATGATTATTATACCTATAGCATTACAAATAAATCATATCCTGATTGCCTGCACATCTGCTTCTAGCATGCTTATGTCAAACTTAGCGGTTCAGAACAAGCAACTCAGAATTATTTACTCACTATAACCTTGATATCACTCGCTTTTGTAACAAAATGTTTGATTTAATGGTCTAAAATTTTGTTTGTATTCATATTATCTCCATTAACAAAAAATGGACTGCCAAATTGGAAGTCCATTTCATAGCTATATAGCTATAACGAGATTAAGCGTCATTTATACTTTAAAATGATTACGCATCATCAGCTGTTGACTTAGCTTTCGCCATGGTTTGAATACTAAAACGCTCATTCATATGCTTATAAAAACGTGCAATATTCTCGCCATGATCAGCAGGGTTTACTTTTAATACTTTGCCAAAATCAAGTCCTAAATACAGTACGATATCAGCAAAACTTAGATGGTCGCCAACTAAATATTGATGACCTTCTAAGGCTGCTTCAAAATAAGGCAATGCTTTAATAGCACGCTCAATCGATTTAGCCGCGAACTCTGGTACTTGATCAACACGCTGCGCTTTTGATGGATGGCTGTGTTGAAATGCCAACATAAAGTTATACAGTACTTCAAACTCAGCAATACGGCGCATGGCGCATACTTGCGCACGCTGCACGACATCATTACCCATCACTGAACGCTCACCATAAACGCGATCAAGATATTCGCAGATAGCCTGTGAATCATTAAGTACAGTACCATCATCGAGCTGCATTACCGGCACAGTCTGCATAGGATTGAGCTTGGTAAAAGCGTCCGTCATATGCTCATTACTGGGGATATCAATATCTACCACATCAAGGTCATCCATATCATCGATGTCGATACCTTTTGATGCAAGTAGAATGAGTGCTTTGCGAGGGTTTGGCGCGGTACGGGATAAGTATAATTTTTTCATGGCAAAATCCTTGTAAGAAATATCAAGTAGCGACAATGCGCCGTTAGTTTTTATTGTAAGACCCATTAAATATCGAATTAATAGTAGTGATCAATACCTAATTTTTATATTTTAAGCCTATATTTTAAGCATAGGATAATGAGCTACTTTTGTCATCATAGCAAAAGCTTGTCAACACTTGTCAAAAACCTGTTATAAAAATACAAAAGCCCCAAAACTTTACGTTATGAGGCTTTTGCATTTTAAATATACGACTAGATTTTATAGATTAATTATTTATTTGGGGCAGGCGTAGTACGTAAATACGGTTTAATTTCGGTATGACCTTTAGGATATTTAGCAGCGATATCTTCAGTTTTTACACTGGTTGGAATAATAACGTCATCGCCATCTTTCCAATCAACAGGGGTCGCAATATTATACTCATCTGATAATTGTAGGGCATCAATCACGCGGATGATTTCATCAAAGTTACGACCACAGCTAGCAGGGTACGTGAGAATTAAGCGAACTTTCTTTTTAGGATCAATGATATAGACACTTCTAACGGTCGCCGTGGTACTGGCATTCGGATGCAACATGTCATAAAGATTCGCCACCTCTTTATTAGGGTCAGCGATGATTGGGAAATTCAAATCAGTCCCTTGCGTCTCACCGATATCTTTTGCCCACGCATGGTGATCGTCTAAGCTATCTACTGAGATACAAATTGGCTTCACATTGCGCTTTTGGAACTCGCCATTCAGTGCAGCTGCGCGACCAAGCTCAGTGGTACATACTGGAGTAAAGTCGGCTGGATGTGAGAAAAAAACCACCCAGTTATCGCCTGCCCAATCATAAAAATTGATATCGCCATCGGTAGTGCTTGCATCAAAATTCGGTGCGCTATCGCCTAAACGTAAATGTGCCATTCTTTCGTCCTTATTTTGCAAAATTTAAGCGCCAGTATCAAAGATTGAGTCAGCGCACGGTATTATTATAGTTGATGCTTTAGTCTGAAACGCTATTCGTACCTTGAACGTTTTCAGTACCACATTATTAAAAAGCCATTTCATCTTAACAAACTGGTTATGAATGTCTTGTGACGGATTGTAATGCTGTTATTCGATTTTGAGTTAAGCAGACAACTTATGAATCGTACAATAAGTCCCTAACAGCCATTTTTGCTGGCTATCATTTAGGCTTAAACATCGCTGCACCATCAATTTTTAGCTCAACTTTGTCCGCTTTCCACATCAGTCTTGGGGTTGCCTCGCTCATACGTTTACTAGTCTCTCCTGAATGCTGCAAAGTAATGCCGTGCTCATCAATAATCGCGATGCCGATAACGTAGGTATACACCAAGTTACTTTTGGCTTTGGGCGAGGCATTAATATTAAAAACACATTCTATAATCTGATCTTGATATTGCATGCGCATCTTAGGCTGCAATGAGGCAATGGAAACCGCGCCATTTGATACCGCAGAATAGACTGAAAATACCAGTGCGACTTTGCCGCCATAATGCTTCGCAATATCAGGATTGACCAATACCGTCTCTTTGCCCGGC
This genomic window from Psychrobacter urativorans contains:
- a CDS encoding glutathione S-transferase family protein, which produces MKKLYLSRTAPNPRKALILLASKGIDIDDMDDLDVVDIDIPSNEHMTDAFTKLNPMQTVPVMQLDDGTVLNDSQAICEYLDRVYGERSVMGNDVVQRAQVCAMRRIAEFEVLYNFMLAFQHSHPSKAQRVDQVPEFAAKSIERAIKALPYFEAALEGHQYLVGDHLSFADIVLYLGLDFGKVLKVNPADHGENIARFYKHMNERFSIQTMAKAKSTADDA
- a CDS encoding META domain-containing protein, encoding MKSSLQITLLPTLLVVSLALSACQKASSPNDIEAQNDGDNNSIADSMSAATAAVAISPEQQIIDSLSKYRWTLDTAYNSNKQPLTSLMTIKDQVTLSFNDYQGQNTINYSVGCNTMSAAYQLQGDTFTTENSMSTKMSCADLNSTENRLNELMEGDSVLSLADGDTPLLTQVTSDAVTLVWTGRMTSQAKYHSKGETLFWSISAQTKHCIGDSSQQCLQIKPVTYDEQGVKVSEGKEVEFAGTIEGYQHDKNHDEVLRLQRYRLEGNENLAKVSDAKYAYVLDTVIESTVIESTVVE
- a CDS encoding peroxiredoxin, which gives rise to MAHLRLGDSAPNFDASTTDGDINFYDWAGDNWVVFFSHPADFTPVCTTELGRAAALNGEFQKRNVKPICISVDSLDDHHAWAKDIGETQGTDLNFPIIADPNKEVANLYDMLHPNASTTATVRSVYIIDPKKKVRLILTYPASCGRNFDEIIRVIDALQLSDEYNIATPVDWKDGDDVIIPTSVKTEDIAAKYPKGHTEIKPYLRTTPAPNK